GTTCCTGGCCTGTATAAGCCTTCTGGCGGCAAGCCTTTTCTTTGCACTACCCAATGCCCCCTCTCCATTTGTGCTGCTGCTGTTCATGACGCTGTATGTCATTGGCTATTGCATCAGCCTGGGCTCGTTATTCTGGGTTCTCATCGCCGAAATTTACCCCTCAGGCGTTCGGGGAATGGCCATGAGTTTTGCCACTTTAATGCAGTGGGCCGCGAATTTTGCGGTATCCATTTCGTTTTTACAGGCCTATGAACGCGTTGGCGAAAGCACGGTTTTTCTTGGTTTTTCCATCATTTGTTTATCAGCCTTTGTCGTCACCTATTATTTTGTTCCCGAAACCTCTGGCGTCAGTCTTGAAAAAATTGAAGAAAACCTGACGAAAGGCTTCAACATCAGAGACATCGGCCAGCCGCTGCCGTACAGGAACAATCCGTTTGACTTTACTTTGGAAAAAACACCATGACCCATTTACCTTATAAACGCTGCCGCCTAGGTATCCTTGGCGCTGGACGCATTGGCCGTCTGCACGCAGAAAACATTCAATTTCACCTGCCGCAATTCCAATTAACCGCCATTGCCGATCCCGCGATAGACCGGTCCTGGGCCCAGGGACTGCAAATTCCCATCAGCGGGGATAGCCGTGAACTCCTTGAGCGCGAGGACATTGATGCGATCCTGATTGCATCCCCCTCGTCACTCCACATTGAGCAGATTAAAGCCGCAAGTGCGGCGGGCAAGGCGGTTTTTTGTGAGAAACCCATGGGACTTACTGAGGAAACGATTCAAGACGCCTTAACCGTCATTGAGTCGAATAATACCTTATTGCAACTGGGTTTTAACCGCCGTTTCGATCACAGTTTTTCCACTCTGCAGGCCCAGATTAAAGCCGGAGATATCGGCTCGCTGCAGATTGTACGTATTTCGTCCCGTGATCCGGTATGCCCTCCCAAGGGTTATGCCGCCACCTCCGGCGGTTTGTTTATGGACATGACCATCCATGATTTTGACATGGCGCGTTTTTTAACGTCCTCCGAGGTCGTGGAAGTTTACGCCAGCGGCGCTGTGTTAATCGATCCGGACTTTGAAGCCTGTGAGGACGTGGACACCGCCATTGTTCAGCTTCGCTTTGCCAATGGGGCTTTAGGCGTTATTGACAACAGCCGTCAGGCGGTCTATGGCTATGATCAACGCATCGAGGCGTTCGGCTCCCAGGGCATGCTGCTTGCGGATAATCAGACCAATCACACGGTAAAGCATTACCGTCAGCATTTAACCACCACCGCCAACCCCAAATTCTTTTTTCTGGAACGCTATCAACAAGCCTTCATTGCGGAACTGCTGGCTTTCCATGAGGCCTGGCAGGAGACCAAACCCAGCCCGGTGTCAGGCTGGGATGGCCTTCAGGCTCTGCGCATAGCCAGTGCTGCAAAGCAATCACTGATCACTGGCTTACCCGTTCATCTGGATTGAGGCGGCTATGACGCAGACTGATTTTGTCGTTGAAAACAATCGCCCCGTTGACGTCATTGTCATGGGGCGTGTGGCTGTTGATCTCTATGCGGAACAAATAGGCAGCAGTCTGGTAGAGGCTCAGACATTCCGAAAATATTTAGGCGGCTGCGCTGGCAATATTGCCGTGGGCGCCGCAAGGCTTGGACTAAACAGCCTGATGTTTTCCTGCGTCGGCAAGGATGACATGGGTACTTTTCTCAAAAAGACGCTGGTGCGGGAAGGCGTGGACATCAGCCTTCTTCAGGAGTCCAGCCAGCATTTAACCGGTTTGGTATTACTGGGAATTAAACCGCCACATGATTTCCCGCTGATGTTTTATCGCAATGACTGTGCCGACATGCAGCTAAAACCTGAACATGTCCAGGAAGACAGAATCGCTGAGGCAAAAGCCCTGCTCATCACCGGTACAGGGCTGTCGACGTCCTCGATGTTTGCCACCAGCCGCCATGCAGTGAGCGTGGCAAAAAAAACCGGTACCGCCGTCATCATGGATCTGGATTACCGTCCGGTGTTGTGGGGTTTGACGGACCGCGGCAATGGCGAACTCCGTTACCTGACCAGCCACCGCGTCACCCAAACCTATCAGCAGATTCTGCCTCACTGCGCACTGGTGGTGGGTACAGAAGAAGAAATCCGCATTGCCGGAGGCAACGAGGACATTCACAAGGCCCTGCGGACGATTCGCGGCCTCACGCAGGCGCCGATTGTCATGAAACGAGGCGAAAAAGGGAGCGAGGTTTATTTCGCCAGAGACAGCAGGCCTTATTGCAGCCAATCGTTCCCTGTACCCGTCCTCAATGTGTTAGGCGCTGGCGATGGCTTTATGGCCGGTTTGCTGCGCGGACTGCTGACAGGCGAATCCTTTGACCAGGCAATGACTTACGCTAATGCCTGCGGTGCGCTGGTGGTCACTCGCCATGGCTGTGCACCCGCCATCCCCTTCTGGCCTGAATTAACCTATTTCATCCGCCATTATGCAGACGATCCTGAAATCTGGGCGAGTGATGAATTAGCCAAACTGCATCAGTCATTGACCCCCACATCCCCCCCCTCGTCTGAAACCCTGCTTAAACAACCTCAGGGATTTAAAGACGGTTTAAACCGCATTGTCGACATGCAGAAATCCACCTTGCCCACGGGCATGAATTTCAGTTCACTTCGACTAAAAATCGGCCAAACATTTCATTTTGACACCGACTATGAATTTGCGGCCCTGCTGATGACTGGTCGCGTTATTTTCCATTACCAGTCCCTCAAAAAAGAAGTCGAACGCACGGATTATTTCTCACAACTGCCGCTGGTTCTTCACTGCCCGGCCGGCACAGCGGCGCATGTCGATGCCTTAAGCGATTGCGAGATCATGCTGATTGAAACCGAAAACGATCAACCCTTTGCGCCGGTGTTGTTTGATGAGGCCAATCTGCTCGAATGCGATCATCGCGGCAAGGATTTGCTGGACAACACATCTTATCGACTGGTTCGCACTGTCTTTGACAAACGCAATCGTCCCGAATCGAATCTGGTGGTGGGTGAAATCATTACCTTTCAGGGCCGCTGGTCCAGTTATCCACCACATGCTCACCCGCAGCCGGAAATTTATCACTACCGCTTTTCCGAACCCCAGGGCTTTGCCTTCGGCGAAAATGGCCGCGAGGTGCTGCGGATCGAACACAACGACACGTTTCAAATTGCAGAAGGCCAGTCGCACGCGCATTGCACTGCACCGGGTTACGCCATGTACACCCTGTGGTTTATTCGCCATCAGCCGGATAATCCCTATTTAACCCCCGCGTTCCAGAGCGAACACGAGTGGACACGCCATGCCGGATCGCCGCTGCGATCATGGCAGGACAAGCAATAAGGAAACGCGATGAACACAATTCGTTTAACCATGGCTCAGGCTCTTTTACGGTTTTTAGCCAACCAATACGTGGTGATGGATGGCGTGGAGCAGCGCTTGGTCGAGGGCGTCTTCGGTATTTTTGGGCATGGCAATGTCACAGGCCTTGGCGAAGCCCTGGAATATGACTCGGGCGGCCTGACCTATTATCAAGGCCATAATGAACAGGGCATGGCCCATACCGCCATTGCCTTTGCCAAACAGCATAACCGCTTGAAGATCTTTGCCTGCACGTCCTCGATTGGACCGGGCGCAACCAATATGGTGACTGCGGCGGCGACAGCCACCACCAATCGCATTCCCCTGCTGCTTCTACCCGGGGACGTGTTCAGTTGCCGTCAACCCGATCCGGTGTTGCAGCAGCTCGAAATGCCGCATGACTACACGCTGTCTGTCAATGATTGCTTTAAACCGGTGAGCCGATACTGGGACAGGATTTCCCGCCCGGAACAATTGATGACGGCCTGCATCAATGCCTTTCGTGTGCTTACCGATCCCGCAGAGACTGGCGCCGTGACCCTCTGCCTGCCGCAGGATGTGCAATCGGAATGTTACGATTACCCTGCGTCGTTTTTCAACAAACGCCAGTGGTTCATTGAGCGGCCCCCGCTGTCTCAGAACACCCTGCAGCGAGCCGTAAACCTCCTTAAGCAGGCAAAATGCCCCCTCCTCATTGCCGGAGGCGGTGTGCACTACTCCCTGGCCACAGCAACCCTGGCTGATTTTTCTGCCAGACACGGCATTGCAGTGGCTGAAACGCAGGCGGGTAAAAGTGCCCTTTCGGCAAGCCATCCCTTCAATGTCGGGGGCATGGGGGTTACGGGTTCAGAGGCCGCCAACCGTCTTGCTGCGCAGGCGGACGTCATTCTGGTGGTCGGATCGCGTCTTCAGGATTTTACCACCGCATCCAAGTCAGGATTCAGGCAGACAGACTGCCAATTCATCAACCTCAATATCAGCCGTTTTGACAGCCTGAAAATGGACAGTCTCAGTTTAAAAGCCGATGCGCGTACCGGTCTTGAGCAATTGTCGCAGGCATTGGAGGATTATCAGACTGACCTGTCCTACCAACAACAGGTTAACGATTACCGGCGGGCCTGGGAAAAGGAATTAACGCGGATAAGCCAGCCGCTACGCCAAGACGGTCTTGAGCAAACAGCCGTCCTTGCTGAACTCAATCAATTTGTCACCGCCGAGGATGTGATTGTCAGTGCTGCCGGCAGTCTGCCTGGGGATTTGCATCGCTTATGGCAATGCAAACAACCTAAGGATTATCATCTGGAATATGCTTATTCCTGCATGGGCTATGAAGTCGCCGCCGGGCTGGGGGTGCGTCTTGCCAAAGGAGGCGCGGGTGAGGTGTATGTGCTTGCAGGCGATGGCAGTTACCTGATGATGCATTCCGAATTGATCACCTGCATTCAGGAGCATAAAAAAATCACCATTCTCCTCTTTGATAACCACGGGTATCAGTGCATCCGCAACCTGCAGGAAGCGCATGGCAGCCAGGGATTTGGCAACGAATTCCGCTACCGCGATCCGCAATCCGGGCAATTAACAGGTGAGTACTTAACCATCGATTTTTGTCAGTATGCCGAGGCCCTGGGGGCAAAAAGTTTTTATGCAGAAAGCTATGAACAGTTTAACTCTGCACTGCAGGCCGCTAAACAGGAAACGCAAAGTTGCGTCATCGTTTTACCGGTTCTGCCTAAAACCATGAGTCAGGGCTATCACACCTGGTGGCGGGTCGGCGTAGCGGCTCAATCCAAATCACCGCAGGTGCAACAAGCCTACGAACAAATGACCCGTCAGCTTGAAGCAATTAAAGATTATTAAGGAGCAACACATGACCATTAAACTCGGCATCGCCCCCATTAACTGGTGCAATGACGATGATCCATCCCTGGGTCGGGACATCAGCTTTGAACAATGCCTGCGGGAAATGGCCGAGGCCGGCTTTGTCGGCACGGAAATGGGCAACAAGTATCCCCGGAATCTGGCCGTGCTTAAACAATCGCTGGCTGAAAAAGGCCTTGAAATGGCCAGTGCCTGGTTCAGTACCTTTTTTACCGAAGCCGAGCAATACGATGCCACCCTGTCCCGCTTCCTTGATCATTTAAGTTTCATGCGTGCCTTAGGCGCCCGATTCGTCAATGTCTGTGAATGCGGCGGCGCCATTCAGGGAACGCCGCACCCCATTTTAGGACACAATAAACCGCAATTCAGCGCCAGCCAATGGCAGCAACTGATCCAGGGCTTACATACTATTGGCCGCATAGCCCATGATTTCAATATGCAGATAGCCTACCATTACCATGCAGGAACCGGTGTGTTTCACGAGCAAGAAATTGATTACCTGATGCAGCACACAAGCCCTGAGCTCGTCGCCCTGCTGCTGGATACCGGACACGCCGCAATGGCTGGCATTCACCCGGTCAGCCTGATTAAAAAACACGGCCAGCGAATCCGTTATGTGCATTTAAAAGACATCCGCAGCCACATTCTTCATCAGGTCCAACAGCAGGAATTAAGTTTCATGGACGCCGTGCGTCTGGGTGTGTTTACCGTTCCTGGGGATGGGCAACTGGATTTTGCGGCCGTTGTTGACGAATTGCGGCAATTGAATTATCAGGGGTGGATGATTGTTGAGGCAGAGCAGGATCCAGCCAAGGCGCCGCCTTTAGACTATGCACGCAAAGCCTATGCCTATCTGACGGAGGTGATATAGCTTGAGCCTACGGACATCAGGGCTGGGCTTAGGCAGGTGGGTTAATGCTATAATTTTAAAAAGCACCGCAAGGCATGAACCATGATCGATATCATCACCCATGACGTTTGCCAGTTGCATGACATGGGGCAATTTCATCCCGAATCGCCGGCGCGGATTGAAGCCATTATGGATGAACTTCAAACCTCAGCCCTCCCTCTGCAATGGCATACGGCAAGGCCAATCGACAGTCAATGGCTCTACGCCACCCACGACAGAGCACATGTTGATCATGTGTTCGCCGCCTCCCCTGTGCACGGGTACAAAGCGGTCGGTCCTGACGCCCTGATGAATCCGTTTTCCCTGAATGCTGCCCTGCACGCTGCCGGCAGCCTTATTCAGGCCGTGGATAAAGTGTATCAGCAGCAAGCCACGCAAGTGTTTTGCCTGGTCAGACCCCCAGGGCATCATGCGGAATATAATCAGGCCATGGGGTTTTGCTTTTTTAACACGATTGCAAGCGGCGTCATTTATGCCCTTAAGCATTACGGGGTTAAAAAAGCGGGCATTGTTGACTTTGACGTTCACCATGGCAATGGCACTCAGCACATTTTAAAAGACAAACCAGAGGTCCTTTTCTGTTCTTCTTTTCAACACCCTTTTTACCCGTTCACACCCCTAGTCAGGGATCATCCGAACATTATCCACTTACCGCTTGCAGCCGGAACAGCCGGCGAAGAATACCGACTGCGTTTTGAAGAGAGCATCCTTGCGCCCTTGCAGGCATTTAAACCCGATATTCTTTTTGTTTCCGCAGGTTTTGACGCGCATAAGCGGGACCCCATCGGTGGCTTAAATCTGGATGAAGATGACTTTTACTGGCTTGGGCACACCCTCGCCAATCTTGCCGCAAATTATTGTGAGGGCCACATCATTTCTGTTCTTGAAGGCGGTTATCACCTCGAGGCCTTGGCTGATTCTACCCACAGTTACCTTTGCGGGCTGTATGACGGCAGCCCTCACTAAGCGTTTTGCTCTTCCCAGGGTATAAAGGCCGTCATGTCGTTGAAACAATACAATCCAGCGGGCTTAAGCGACCAGGTGTCGGTGTGATGCTGCAGCAGTTTTTGCAGCCTGTTGCTGACATGCCGGGTAATGGTCTGCAGGCGCTCGTCGGATGGCGTTTGATAACGATACGCCAGGGTAATGTGAAAAACACGGGGTATTTTATGTTCAAGATTATGGTCTCGCGCCAGCGTCACGATGGCGTCTCGCATGGCCGCCGGCAGATGGCCATAAAGCTGGATGACATCACTGACGACGATTTTTTCAATGGTCAGTGTCGGCTTTAGGCACCGCTGATCAAGACTCGCTTTTAAGCGCTGTAAGAACAGGCGATGCTCCAACAGAAACCGGTCCCACCCTTGCCCGCCCTCATTAGCTTGGGTAAACACGTTGATGGCCGTCATGTGGTAACTGCCCATGGGCAGTGGCGAAAAATAACGCAGAAGCAAGGGATCATCGACCAACGCCTGATAAACGGATTGCCAGAAAGTGGCGTCTTCCTCCCTGACGGGGCAAATGACTGTCACGCCCGGAAACAGCGTGTAATGGCCATCGGCATTAATCTTTATCAAGGGTGTGGTTGAGTAAGGCAATTGAAGCTCCGCAATCGGATGTATTGTCATTTTAAAAAGACTTGCACGTTTGTCAATTTCACATTGTTTAATCAACGGGAATATACCTATAATCAAGGCAGGGCTTCAAGGAGAGAAAACGATGCGACGGCAATGGTATATCGGTTTTGGAGTGGTTTTATTAGGCATCCTGCTGTTTCTGGTGATGCTGCATGATACCATCTGGTTTTTAGCGGTATTGACACCCATTGTCATTCTGTGGATTTACGACACTACCCAGAAAGAGCATACCATACTGCGCAATTTCCCGGTGCTTGGGCATTCCCGCTACCTTCTTGAATTTTTCCGCCCGGAAATTCAGCAGTATTTCATTGCCGACAATGAAGCGGAACGACCGTTCAACCGCGAGGCACGATCACTTATTTACCAACGCGCCAAAAATGTACGTGACACGGTTCCTTTCGGCACTGAACGCGAAATCACCCAGGTGGGATATACCTGGGTTTTGCATTC
This region of Legionella taurinensis genomic DNA includes:
- a CDS encoding DUF1868 domain-containing protein; this encodes MTIHPIAELQLPYSTTPLIKINADGHYTLFPGVTVICPVREEDATFWQSVYQALVDDPLLLRYFSPLPMGSYHMTAINVFTQANEGGQGWDRFLLEHRLFLQRLKASLDQRCLKPTLTIEKIVVSDVIQLYGHLPAAMRDAIVTLARDHNLEHKIPRVFHITLAYRYQTPSDERLQTITRHVSNRLQKLLQHHTDTWSLKPAGLYCFNDMTAFIPWEEQNA
- the iolE gene encoding myo-inosose-2 dehydratase, encoding MTIKLGIAPINWCNDDDPSLGRDISFEQCLREMAEAGFVGTEMGNKYPRNLAVLKQSLAEKGLEMASAWFSTFFTEAEQYDATLSRFLDHLSFMRALGARFVNVCECGGAIQGTPHPILGHNKPQFSASQWQQLIQGLHTIGRIAHDFNMQIAYHYHAGTGVFHEQEIDYLMQHTSPELVALLLDTGHAAMAGIHPVSLIKKHGQRIRYVHLKDIRSHILHQVQQQELSFMDAVRLGVFTVPGDGQLDFAAVVDELRQLNYQGWMIVEAEQDPAKAPPLDYARKAYAYLTEVI
- a CDS encoding histone deacetylase family protein, with product MIDIITHDVCQLHDMGQFHPESPARIEAIMDELQTSALPLQWHTARPIDSQWLYATHDRAHVDHVFAASPVHGYKAVGPDALMNPFSLNAALHAAGSLIQAVDKVYQQQATQVFCLVRPPGHHAEYNQAMGFCFFNTIASGVIYALKHYGVKKAGIVDFDVHHGNGTQHILKDKPEVLFCSSFQHPFYPFTPLVRDHPNIIHLPLAAGTAGEEYRLRFEESILAPLQAFKPDILFVSAGFDAHKRDPIGGLNLDEDDFYWLGHTLANLAANYCEGHIISVLEGGYHLEALADSTHSYLCGLYDGSPH
- the iolC gene encoding 5-dehydro-2-deoxygluconokinase, which codes for MTQTDFVVENNRPVDVIVMGRVAVDLYAEQIGSSLVEAQTFRKYLGGCAGNIAVGAARLGLNSLMFSCVGKDDMGTFLKKTLVREGVDISLLQESSQHLTGLVLLGIKPPHDFPLMFYRNDCADMQLKPEHVQEDRIAEAKALLITGTGLSTSSMFATSRHAVSVAKKTGTAVIMDLDYRPVLWGLTDRGNGELRYLTSHRVTQTYQQILPHCALVVGTEEEIRIAGGNEDIHKALRTIRGLTQAPIVMKRGEKGSEVYFARDSRPYCSQSFPVPVLNVLGAGDGFMAGLLRGLLTGESFDQAMTYANACGALVVTRHGCAPAIPFWPELTYFIRHYADDPEIWASDELAKLHQSLTPTSPPSSETLLKQPQGFKDGLNRIVDMQKSTLPTGMNFSSLRLKIGQTFHFDTDYEFAALLMTGRVIFHYQSLKKEVERTDYFSQLPLVLHCPAGTAAHVDALSDCEIMLIETENDQPFAPVLFDEANLLECDHRGKDLLDNTSYRLVRTVFDKRNRPESNLVVGEIITFQGRWSSYPPHAHPQPEIYHYRFSEPQGFAFGENGREVLRIEHNDTFQIAEGQSHAHCTAPGYAMYTLWFIRHQPDNPYLTPAFQSEHEWTRHAGSPLRSWQDKQ
- the iolG gene encoding inositol 2-dehydrogenase, producing the protein MTHLPYKRCRLGILGAGRIGRLHAENIQFHLPQFQLTAIADPAIDRSWAQGLQIPISGDSRELLEREDIDAILIASPSSLHIEQIKAASAAGKAVFCEKPMGLTEETIQDALTVIESNNTLLQLGFNRRFDHSFSTLQAQIKAGDIGSLQIVRISSRDPVCPPKGYAATSGGLFMDMTIHDFDMARFLTSSEVVEVYASGAVLIDPDFEACEDVDTAIVQLRFANGALGVIDNSRQAVYGYDQRIEAFGSQGMLLADNQTNHTVKHYRQHLTTTANPKFFFLERYQQAFIAELLAFHEAWQETKPSPVSGWDGLQALRIASAAKQSLITGLPVHLD
- the iolD gene encoding 3D-(3,5/4)-trihydroxycyclohexane-1,2-dione acylhydrolase (decyclizing), yielding MNTIRLTMAQALLRFLANQYVVMDGVEQRLVEGVFGIFGHGNVTGLGEALEYDSGGLTYYQGHNEQGMAHTAIAFAKQHNRLKIFACTSSIGPGATNMVTAAATATTNRIPLLLLPGDVFSCRQPDPVLQQLEMPHDYTLSVNDCFKPVSRYWDRISRPEQLMTACINAFRVLTDPAETGAVTLCLPQDVQSECYDYPASFFNKRQWFIERPPLSQNTLQRAVNLLKQAKCPLLIAGGGVHYSLATATLADFSARHGIAVAETQAGKSALSASHPFNVGGMGVTGSEAANRLAAQADVILVVGSRLQDFTTASKSGFRQTDCQFINLNISRFDSLKMDSLSLKADARTGLEQLSQALEDYQTDLSYQQQVNDYRRAWEKELTRISQPLRQDGLEQTAVLAELNQFVTAEDVIVSAAGSLPGDLHRLWQCKQPKDYHLEYAYSCMGYEVAAGLGVRLAKGGAGEVYVLAGDGSYLMMHSELITCIQEHKKITILLFDNHGYQCIRNLQEAHGSQGFGNEFRYRDPQSGQLTGEYLTIDFCQYAEALGAKSFYAESYEQFNSALQAAKQETQSCVIVLPVLPKTMSQGYHTWWRVGVAAQSKSPQVQQAYEQMTRQLEAIKDY